A stretch of Aristophania vespae DNA encodes these proteins:
- a CDS encoding glycosyl hydrolase 108 family protein has product MRTSLEQTLNFTIESEGGYQCLRSDPGNWTGGRVGCGELVGTKYGLSAPIVGQEIEALTARKMRLLDEADFERIATEQFWNPMRCDDLPVGLDLLTFDHGFNTGPGSSVKLLQRVAGVKTDGIMGPATLKAIKSASVAQLGPYLNRTSILCLQKSLMLDETGVMNAQTRRAISAEKNHNLLWVSALSSMQDVDYRQKSGFSTFGRGWLNRVQKRTEKALELCREHQTDKIRAA; this is encoded by the coding sequence ATGAGAACGAGCCTTGAACAAACCTTAAATTTCACAATTGAGTCTGAAGGTGGATATCAGTGTCTAAGGTCTGACCCTGGAAACTGGACGGGAGGCCGGGTTGGCTGTGGCGAACTGGTGGGCACAAAATATGGGCTCTCAGCCCCTATTGTCGGGCAGGAAATCGAAGCCCTGACGGCACGAAAAATGCGGCTGTTAGACGAGGCAGATTTTGAGCGTATCGCGACAGAACAATTTTGGAACCCCATGAGGTGTGATGACCTTCCAGTCGGGCTTGACCTGCTGACATTTGATCATGGCTTTAACACAGGCCCTGGTTCGTCGGTCAAATTATTACAGCGTGTAGCAGGTGTAAAAACTGATGGCATTATGGGCCCCGCAACACTAAAAGCCATTAAAAGTGCTTCGGTGGCGCAGCTTGGTCCGTATTTGAACCGAACATCAATTTTATGCCTGCAAAAATCACTAATGCTTGATGAAACAGGTGTGATGAACGCTCAAACACGCAGAGCAATCAGTGCGGAAAAAAACCATAATTTATTATGGGTAAGTGCCCTGTCTTCGATGCAAGATGTGGATTACCGACAAAAAAGCGGCTTTAGCACCTTTGGGCGGGGCTGGCTAAACAGAGTGCAAAAACGCACTGAAAAAGCCCTTGAACTGTGTCGCGAGCACCAAACAGACAAAATAAGAGCGGCGTGA
- a CDS encoding AAA family ATPase: MNEEVKTAHSALIAEIRKLQKEDGLTLSQITRESGIAKSTVSQFLSGQYGGNNEKIAEQAQKWLDTYKARHQLNGKLRTEPEFILLPSSKQWVQLFEYAQMAGDIGVITGAPGTSKTVTAEYYCKTNSNAWMVTASSSLRSPRALLEEIAEIVDSPVKSGSGVMRGLIKRLRNTGGLLIIDEAQHLSTESLDQLRGLNDQAGIGLAWIGNEPLRGRIEGMGQSKSNAQIFSRVGMWKARTKPLKTDLEQLKDAWGVTNPELDKLLFWIGSREGGLRELSKTLRFAYFIAGSEGRTELQASDIEAGWTQRKSSSLPNSLHRH; this comes from the coding sequence ATGAATGAAGAAGTCAAAACAGCACATAGCGCGTTAATTGCTGAAATCAGAAAACTGCAAAAAGAAGACGGGCTAACACTGTCACAAATCACACGTGAGTCAGGTATAGCAAAATCAACAGTCAGTCAGTTTCTGAGTGGGCAATATGGCGGGAATAATGAGAAAATAGCAGAACAGGCACAAAAATGGCTTGATACTTACAAAGCACGTCATCAGCTCAATGGCAAATTAAGAACTGAACCTGAATTTATTTTGCTTCCCTCATCAAAGCAGTGGGTGCAGCTTTTTGAATATGCACAAATGGCTGGAGATATAGGGGTGATTACAGGGGCACCTGGAACAAGCAAAACAGTAACGGCAGAATATTACTGCAAAACCAATAGTAATGCGTGGATGGTCACGGCTTCAAGCTCGTTAAGGTCACCAAGAGCCTTGCTTGAAGAAATTGCAGAAATTGTAGACTCACCAGTCAAATCAGGATCTGGGGTGATGCGGGGGCTGATTAAAAGGCTGCGCAATACGGGTGGATTACTCATTATAGATGAAGCACAACATTTAAGCACAGAGTCACTAGACCAGCTTCGTGGACTCAATGACCAAGCCGGAATAGGACTAGCCTGGATCGGTAATGAACCATTACGTGGACGTATTGAAGGGATGGGACAAAGTAAATCAAATGCCCAAATCTTTAGTCGCGTCGGCATGTGGAAAGCCCGCACAAAACCCCTTAAAACTGATCTGGAACAGCTAAAAGACGCATGGGGTGTCACAAACCCAGAGCTAGATAAGCTGCTATTTTGGATAGGCTCACGCGAAGGGGGACTAAGAGAGCTGAGCAAAACCTTAAGATTTGCCTATTTTATAGCAGGCAGCGAGGGAAGAACAGAATTGCAGGCCTCAGACATTGAAGCAGGCTGGACCCAGCGCAAATCATCATCCTTACCAAACAGCCTGCACAGACATTAA